GGATGCGCAGTTCCCCGTCGCGGGTGGTCAGCGTGATGAAGCCGGGCTCGATCGACTTGGTCTCGCTCTCGGTGCGGATGGTGAGCTTGCCCGCCTCGTGATCGGCGTTCAGCGCCTTGACGTTGGCGTCCTTGGCGGTCGGGAATTCGGTGCCGCGGTTGAGGATCGAGACGGTGTTGCGCTGCGCCGGGTCTTCGGCGAGGCCGCGCGCGTTCTCGATCCCCGCATCCCCGGTGCCGACGATGACGATATGCTCGTCGACATACTCGGCCGGATCATCCAGCTGGTACTGGACGTGCGGCAGGTCTGCGCCGGGGCAGCGCATCCGGTTGGGATTGCCCTGCGTGCCGATGGCGAGGATGACGTTTTCCGCCATCACCACCTCGCCATTGGTCAGTTCGATGGCATAGGGCGGGGCGCAGCGCTGGATCTCGCGCACCGATTTGGTGCCATCGCGCGCGCGCACCACGATCTGCTGGATGCTGCCGGGGATCGGGTCGCCGGTGCCGCGGATCGCCTTTGCCTCGGCCATGTATTTCACATTGACCTTGTGGCCTTCGATCTGCTCGTCCCAAATCCCGAGGATCGCCTCGCGCTTGCCTGCCTCGAAATCGATATCGCTGCGCAGCACCAGATTGCTGGGCGTCGCCATGACGTGCTTGCCCTTCTGGTACTTGTAGATCGTGTCAGAGAGGTGATCGGTCTTTTCGAGCAGCACATGGCTCAACCCCGATGCCGCCGCACGCGCAGCTGCACTGAGGCCCGCAGGCCCGGAGCCTATGATCGCAACCTTGAACATGCCGTCCGCCTATCCACCCCCCCTTCGGATAGATCGCACCCCGGCCCGCACCATACCCCAATCGGCCTCTGACACCAGAGCGAATTGCCCCGTCCTGCCGGGGGTGCTAGCCCTTGGCATATGGGACTAGGGGAACAGGCGCCCAAGGGCGGATCATCAAAGGCGGGCTGGTTCCTGCTGGGCGGGGCATTGCTGCTGGCGGCAGGCTCGATCGGGTATAATGTCTACGAAGGTTCGGGGGGCGATGCCGCCTCTGCCGTGCCGGGTGATGGCACGGCCACGATCGAGCAATTGCGCGCCGCGGCCGAGGCGTCGAAGGACGATGCCGGGCCATGGAGCGACCTTGCCTTTGCCTATTTCCAGCAGGGCCAGTTCGGCGAGGCGGCCACCGCCTATCGCCGCGCGCTGGCTATCGCGCCGGACGAGGCGGTGCTGTGGTCGGCGCTGGGCGAAAGCCTGGTGCTGGCGAGCGAGCGCGACCCGCTCCCGCCCGAGGCTTTGCAGGCGTTCCAGAAGGCGGTTGCTCTCGACGCGGATGATCCGCGCGCGCGGTATTTCCTCGCGGCCAAGAAGGACATCGACAAGGACCACGAGGGCGCGATTGCCGCGTGGCTCGATCTGCTGGCCGACAGCCCGCAGGGCGCGCCGTGGGAGGCCGATCTGGTGCGCACGATCGAGCAGGTCGGGCAGATGAACGCAATCGATGTCGCCCCGCGCATTGCCAAGGCGCAAGCGGCCCGCAAGCCTGCACTGATCGCGCCCGGATCGGGCAGCGTCGCGGGGGAAGCAGCGTCCTCCACCCTGCGCGGGCCGAGCGCGGCTGACGTGGCCGCGGCGGGCGCGATGAAACCGTCAGAGCAGCGCCAGATGGCCGAAGGCATGGTCGCGCAGCTCGAAGAACGGCTTCAGAAGGAACCGAAGAACCTCGATGGCTGGGTGATGCTGATGCGCAGCCGCATGACGCTGGGCGAGCCCGCCAAGGCCAAGGCGGCGCTGGACGCGGCCGTGAAGGCCAATCCGGGCAGCGCGGCGGACTTGCGGGCGCAGGCGGCGGCGCTGGGGATCAGCTAGGGTAAGCGGCGGCTTTCAGGTTTTTGGCTGACAGTGGTGAATGACCGCAAGTGGACGGATTCCGGAATGTCTGCTTCGCGAACCGCCCGTCACGCCTCCAGCCAAGCTCTGACCCTGTCAAAGTTCCCAGCTTCCATGTCCGCAGCATTGATCGAGGCATGAATTAGCCCAAGGTCGCCACAGATTCACCCGGTCGCTGTGTCTGAGGCATGAGGCAACGGTAGGATGTGCCCGCCTGGCTTGTGGGGCTTGTCGCATTCGAGATTTCGCAACTATGGCTCGGCACTGGCCACCGTATCCGGGTCGTGGCCATCGAAGTCGCCTTGGTCGCACCGTGGAGCCGCTCCATTGGCGAGGGCAAGTGCACCAGCCCCGGTTCCCGATCAGCGCAAAGGCGCCGCCGGGTCTGCGGGTTCGCGAGCGGT
This DNA window, taken from Porphyrobacter sp. ULC335, encodes the following:
- a CDS encoding tetratricopeptide repeat protein, with product MGLGEQAPKGGSSKAGWFLLGGALLLAAGSIGYNVYEGSGGDAASAVPGDGTATIEQLRAAAEASKDDAGPWSDLAFAYFQQGQFGEAATAYRRALAIAPDEAVLWSALGESLVLASERDPLPPEALQAFQKAVALDADDPRARYFLAAKKDIDKDHEGAIAAWLDLLADSPQGAPWEADLVRTIEQVGQMNAIDVAPRIAKAQAARKPALIAPGSGSVAGEAASSTLRGPSAADVAAAGAMKPSEQRQMAEGMVAQLEERLQKEPKNLDGWVMLMRSRMTLGEPAKAKAALDAAVKANPGSAADLRAQAAALGIS